A window of Actinobacillus suis ATCC 33415 contains these coding sequences:
- a CDS encoding DUF411 domain-containing protein: protein MKFRLLKVISFCAMLATPSFVYAVNNIEVWKSPTCGCCNFWIDHLKQHGFNVTANDTGNRHVHSKLQLQPKLQACHSAMVDGYLIEGHVPAQDIERLLKEKPADAVGLIVPEMPLGSPGMDQPKHMGHKDKYDVLLLKKDGTTTIFNSYN from the coding sequence ATGAAATTTCGTCTGTTAAAAGTCATTTCATTTTGTGCAATGCTTGCGACTCCTTCTTTTGTTTATGCAGTCAATAATATTGAAGTATGGAAAAGTCCAACTTGCGGTTGCTGTAATTTTTGGATTGATCATTTAAAACAGCATGGTTTTAATGTCACCGCAAATGATACAGGTAATCGCCATGTACATAGCAAACTACAATTACAACCGAAATTACAAGCCTGTCATAGTGCAATGGTAGACGGTTATCTGATTGAAGGTCATGTGCCGGCACAAGATATTGAGCGTTTACTCAAAGAAAAACCGGCTGATGCAGTAGGCTTAATCGTACCGGAAATGCCGCTTGGCTCGCCGGGAATGGATCAGCCGAAACATATGGGGCATAAAGATAAATATGATGTGCTGTTACTTAAAAAAGACGGCACAACTACAATTTTCAATTCATACAACTAA
- a CDS encoding Cu(I)-responsive transcriptional regulator yields MNISQAAEHSGLSAKQIRDYEKAGLLPQAVRSSSGYRVYSISDLERLHFISNARKVGFSLVQISELLKLNDDPHRTSREVKKLTEQHIEELQQKIADLQQMLSLLKSWSKSCCGNDSPECSILSGLKR; encoded by the coding sequence ATGAATATTAGTCAAGCTGCGGAACATTCCGGATTATCAGCTAAGCAAATTCGCGATTATGAAAAAGCCGGTTTACTGCCGCAGGCAGTCCGTTCAAGTAGTGGTTATCGAGTTTATTCGATTTCGGATTTGGAACGTTTACACTTTATCAGTAATGCACGTAAGGTTGGATTTTCTTTAGTGCAGATCAGCGAATTATTAAAACTAAATGATGATCCGCATCGCACCAGCCGTGAAGTGAAGAAACTTACCGAGCAACATATTGAAGAACTTCAGCAAAAAATTGCTGATTTACAACAAATGCTTTCTTTACTGAAAAGTTGGAGTAAGTCTTGTTGCGGTAATGACAGTCCGGAATGTTCGATATTAAGCGGTCTAAAACGCTAA
- the pstS gene encoding phosphate ABC transporter substrate-binding protein PstS, whose protein sequence is MLLVKAARKCVVIGLSLGVMASSYAETITGAGASFPYPIYAKWASLYEKETGNKVNYQSIGSGGGQQQIIANTIDFGASDDPMKAELLAQHKLLQFPAIIGGTVPVVNLPEFKAGELKLSGTVLADIFLGKITKWNDPAIKALNESLNLPEKNIIVVRRSDGSGTTFGWTNYLSKVSPEWKEKVGEGKSVKWPTGHGGKGNEGVAAYVKQLKYSIGYVEYAYAKQNNLAWASLQNQAGKFVQPSRDSFMAAAANAQWDKAKGMGIMLTNESGEHSWPVTAASFILIHQQAENPKATKAVFDFFDWAFEKGKNAALELDYVPLPKNVVEKIQQKWHDQVKDKDGKAIR, encoded by the coding sequence ATGTTATTGGTCAAAGCAGCAAGAAAATGTGTAGTGATCGGGCTTTCATTAGGTGTGATGGCATCAAGTTATGCGGAAACGATTACGGGTGCTGGTGCTTCGTTTCCCTATCCGATTTATGCGAAATGGGCTTCACTTTATGAAAAAGAAACAGGCAATAAAGTGAATTATCAATCTATCGGTTCCGGTGGCGGTCAGCAGCAAATTATTGCTAACACGATTGATTTCGGTGCGTCAGATGACCCGATGAAAGCGGAATTATTGGCTCAACACAAATTATTACAATTTCCGGCAATTATCGGCGGTACGGTTCCGGTGGTGAACTTACCGGAATTTAAAGCCGGCGAGTTAAAATTATCCGGTACGGTATTAGCGGATATTTTCCTCGGTAAAATTACCAAATGGAATGATCCGGCGATTAAAGCATTAAATGAATCATTAAATTTACCGGAGAAAAACATTATTGTGGTACGCCGTTCGGACGGTTCTGGTACAACATTCGGTTGGACGAACTATTTATCTAAGGTTTCGCCGGAATGGAAAGAAAAAGTCGGAGAGGGGAAATCAGTTAAATGGCCGACCGGTCACGGCGGTAAAGGCAATGAAGGCGTTGCCGCTTATGTGAAACAGTTGAAGTATTCTATCGGTTATGTCGAATATGCTTATGCGAAACAAAATAATTTAGCCTGGGCTTCTTTACAGAACCAAGCGGGTAAATTTGTCCAACCGTCCCGTGACAGCTTTATGGCGGCGGCTGCAAATGCACAATGGGATAAAGCGAAAGGTATGGGCATTATGCTGACTAATGAAAGTGGTGAACATTCATGGCCAGTGACGGCGGCAAGTTTTATCTTGATTCATCAACAAGCGGAGAACCCAAAGGCAACCAAAGCAGTGTTTGATTTCTTTGACTGGGCATTTGAGAAGGGTAAAAATGCGGCATTAGAATTGGATTATGTGCCGTTGCCAAAGAATGTGGTAGAAAAAATTCAGCAAAAATGGCATGATCAAGTTAAAGATAAAGATGGTAAAGCGATTCGCTAA
- a CDS encoding porin, giving the protein MKKNLWLIGLASVYSLESYALTIYERNGTTLRFSGEMNMVLEKQYYRTHRYPLNETLNESMNTNLANNGSEIRFKAKHKLSDELSLFARVGWNLNNYEKNATRDRFGELSVRRAYLGIEHQKYGQLRIGRQSLFANEISVSDFDYSVGNSERLLAYSGKSVIRYDYTGIENLQLSSHYHFSEKTDSFPRQSNRKLKDGVGIAGLYDISLNDRQAFSIGAAYSYVNYLDRTNQRASQEGAQLSLLLFSKNWLFGLDTGLRYRKQPNLFEDEKLFLIKSGIRYAYSDQGSVYTNCAYSVAKRQNLNLEEEIDRIVRRSAVFGTDYSVHQNVSAYLEAGYAYDLAYSGGNKLEQGIEKIIASGLEIYW; this is encoded by the coding sequence ATGAAAAAGAATCTTTGGCTTATTGGTCTTGCAAGTGTGTATAGCTTAGAAAGCTATGCGCTTACAATTTATGAAAGGAATGGTACAACGCTCCGTTTTAGTGGTGAGATGAATATGGTATTGGAAAAACAATATTACCGCACACATCGTTATCCGCTAAATGAAACGCTAAATGAATCAATGAATACCAATTTAGCGAATAATGGCTCAGAAATCAGATTTAAGGCTAAGCATAAGTTATCTGATGAATTAAGTTTATTTGCTAGAGTCGGTTGGAATTTAAATAACTATGAAAAAAATGCTACTCGGGATAGATTCGGTGAGTTAAGTGTGCGTCGTGCTTATCTCGGTATTGAGCATCAAAAGTATGGGCAGTTAAGAATTGGGCGCCAATCTTTGTTTGCTAATGAGATTTCCGTCAGCGATTTTGATTATTCTGTAGGAAATAGTGAACGCCTTTTAGCTTATAGCGGTAAATCTGTTATTCGCTATGATTATACAGGCATAGAGAATCTACAATTAAGTAGTCATTATCATTTTTCAGAAAAGACCGATAGTTTTCCTAGACAATCGAATCGTAAGTTAAAAGACGGTGTCGGGATTGCCGGTTTATATGATATTTCATTAAATGACAGACAAGCATTTTCTATTGGCGCCGCTTATAGTTATGTAAATTACCTTGACCGAACTAATCAGCGTGCTTCTCAGGAAGGCGCTCAATTAAGTTTACTTTTGTTTTCGAAAAATTGGCTGTTCGGACTGGATACCGGTTTACGATATCGAAAACAACCGAATTTGTTTGAGGATGAAAAGTTATTTCTGATTAAATCAGGTATTAGATATGCTTATTCTGATCAAGGAAGTGTTTATACTAATTGTGCTTATAGTGTTGCTAAACGGCAAAACTTGAACTTAGAAGAAGAAATAGATCGGATTGTCAGAAGAAGTGCTGTATTTGGAACGGATTATAGTGTGCATCAAAATGTCAGTGCCTATTTAGAAGCGGGTTATGCGTATGATCTCGCTTACTCCGGCGGCAATAAATTAGAACAGGGTATAGAGAAAATTATTGCTTCTGGTTTAGAGATTTATTGGTAA
- the pstC gene encoding phosphate ABC transporter permease subunit PstC, with amino-acid sequence MSNKPSCLNHPLAEGLFKHTTQFFAWLVFAMLAAILISLVIGSWESLTRFGLSFLWTSDWDPNNDNYGAVVPVIGTLISALIALLIAVPISFGIAVFLTELAPEWLKRPISVAVEMLAAIPSIIYGMWGLFVFVPLFQEHIQPTLIELLGDLPLIGVLFSGAPFGIGLFTAGLVLAIMIIPYIASMMREVFGVVPPMLKESAYGLGSTTWEVVWKIILPYTKAGVVGSMMLGLGRALGETMAVTFVIGNAFNLPDSLFSPSASIASAIANEFNEATGLQKSALMELGLILFLITTVVLSISRLMILRMSKKEGNK; translated from the coding sequence ATGTCTAATAAACCAAGCTGTTTAAATCATCCTTTAGCAGAAGGCTTGTTTAAGCATACAACGCAATTTTTTGCTTGGCTTGTCTTTGCTATGTTGGCAGCTATTTTAATTTCATTAGTTATCGGTAGCTGGGAATCATTAACTCGATTTGGGCTTAGCTTTTTGTGGACAAGCGATTGGGATCCGAATAATGACAACTATGGTGCGGTTGTGCCAGTGATCGGTACTTTAATTTCTGCATTAATTGCTTTATTGATTGCGGTACCAATTTCTTTTGGTATTGCAGTTTTTTTAACCGAACTTGCACCTGAATGGTTAAAACGTCCGATTAGTGTTGCGGTTGAAATGCTAGCTGCAATTCCTTCCATTATTTACGGTATGTGGGGCTTATTTGTCTTCGTACCGCTTTTCCAAGAACATATCCAACCCACCTTAATTGAATTACTCGGCGATCTGCCACTTATCGGCGTACTGTTTTCCGGCGCACCTTTTGGTATCGGTCTGTTTACCGCAGGGCTTGTATTGGCAATTATGATTATTCCTTATATTGCTTCCATGATGCGAGAAGTATTCGGCGTTGTCCCGCCAATGTTGAAAGAGAGTGCTTACGGCTTAGGTTCAACCACTTGGGAAGTGGTTTGGAAAATCATTTTACCTTACACCAAAGCCGGTGTGGTCGGCAGTATGATGTTAGGACTCGGACGTGCATTGGGTGAAACGATGGCGGTCACTTTTGTTATCGGTAACGCATTTAATTTACCGGATTCACTCTTTTCACCGTCTGCTTCGATTGCATCCGCGATAGCGAATGAATTTAACGAAGCGACAGGCTTACAAAAATCGGCATTAATGGAATTAGGTTTAATCTTATTCTTAATAACTACGGTGGTACTCAGTATTTCTCGTTTAATGATTTTAAGAATGAGCAAAAAAGAGGGAAATAAATAA
- the pstA gene encoding phosphate ABC transporter permease PstA, whose amino-acid sequence MHRNKNGRFYRRKCINKIMLSVSFFAVGFGLFWLGWILFTLIQKGIPELSLTLFTLPTPAPNEAGGLSNAIIGSLMMLLFGTLIGTPIGILAGTYLAEYGRYSKLAKVTRFLNDILLSAPSIIIGLFIYAIYVSHVKHYSGWAGSFALALLVIPVVVRTTDSMLNLIPNNLREAAVALGCPQWRMITMVCYKAARSGIITGVLLAVARISGETAPLLFTALSNQFSSWDMNGPMANLPVVIYQYAASPFQDWNNLAWAGATLITGFVLCLNILTRIFFNQKQR is encoded by the coding sequence ATGCATCGTAATAAAAATGGGCGTTTTTACCGCCGTAAATGCATTAATAAAATTATGCTTTCAGTATCTTTCTTTGCGGTTGGATTCGGGCTGTTTTGGTTAGGCTGGATTTTATTTACCTTAATTCAAAAAGGGATTCCGGAGCTTTCATTAACGCTATTTACCTTACCGACACCGGCACCGAATGAAGCGGGCGGTTTGAGTAATGCGATTATCGGATCATTAATGATGTTGTTATTCGGAACTCTAATCGGCACGCCAATCGGCATTTTAGCCGGGACTTACTTAGCCGAATACGGACGCTATAGCAAATTAGCGAAAGTCACTCGCTTTCTGAATGATATTTTACTTTCAGCACCGTCAATTATTATCGGTTTGTTTATCTATGCGATTTATGTATCGCACGTCAAGCACTATTCAGGCTGGGCGGGCTCTTTCGCTTTGGCGTTGTTAGTGATTCCGGTGGTGGTACGTACCACCGACAGTATGCTGAATCTGATTCCGAATAATTTACGGGAAGCTGCAGTGGCGTTAGGTTGTCCGCAATGGCGAATGATTACCATGGTTTGTTATAAAGCGGCTCGTTCGGGAATTATTACCGGTGTGTTACTCGCAGTGGCACGTATCTCGGGAGAAACAGCGCCACTTCTGTTTACTGCGCTTTCAAACCAATTCAGTTCGTGGGATATGAATGGACCAATGGCAAACTTACCGGTCGTGATTTATCAATATGCGGCGAGTCCGTTCCAAGATTGGAATAATCTAGCATGGGCGGGAGCAACATTAATTACCGGGTTTGTGTTATGCCTCAATATTCTTACCCGTATCTTTTTTAACCAAAAACAACGATAA
- the pstB gene encoding phosphate ABC transporter ATP-binding protein PstB, translating to MSNELISLQDTKIAINHLDFFYGDFHALKNINLRIAKNKVTAFIGPSGCGKSTLLRTLNRMFEQYPNQKAQGEILFEGENLLTTETDIALIRARIGMVFQKPTPFPMSIYDNVAFGIRLFEKLPKSELNDRVEWALTKAALWNEVKNKLHQSGDSLSGGQQQRLCIARGIAVKPEVLLLDEPCSALDPISTMKIEELICELKHDYTVAIVTHNMQQAARCSDYTAYMYLGELVEFGETKQIFDKPRFQRTEDYIRGRMG from the coding sequence ATGAGTAACGAATTAATTTCACTACAAGATACCAAAATTGCAATTAATCATTTAGATTTTTTCTATGGCGATTTCCATGCTTTAAAAAATATTAATTTACGTATTGCCAAAAATAAAGTTACTGCATTTATAGGTCCTTCCGGCTGTGGAAAATCGACTTTATTACGAACTTTAAACCGAATGTTCGAACAATACCCGAATCAAAAAGCGCAAGGGGAAATCTTGTTTGAAGGTGAAAATTTGCTAACCACTGAAACCGACATTGCCTTAATCCGTGCCAGAATCGGTATGGTGTTCCAAAAACCGACACCGTTCCCAATGTCGATTTATGACAATGTGGCATTTGGTATTCGTTTGTTTGAAAAATTGCCGAAATCAGAATTAAATGACCGTGTAGAATGGGCATTAACCAAAGCGGCATTATGGAACGAAGTCAAAAACAAATTACATCAGAGTGGCGACAGTTTATCCGGAGGTCAGCAACAACGTTTGTGCATTGCGCGTGGTATTGCGGTTAAACCGGAAGTCTTGCTGTTAGATGAGCCTTGTTCTGCGCTCGACCCGATTTCTACCATGAAAATTGAAGAATTGATTTGTGAATTAAAACACGATTACACGGTAGCGATTGTGACCCACAATATGCAACAGGCGGCACGCTGTTCGGATTATACCGCTTATATGTATTTAGGTGAGTTAGTCGAGTTTGGTGAAACCAAGCAAATCTTTGATAAGCCGAGATTCCAACGTACTGAAGATTATATTCGAGGTCGAATGGGTTAA
- the phoB gene encoding phosphate regulon transcriptional regulator PhoB has protein sequence MNEKILIVEDEKAIREMIALFLLQQNYQVIEAEDYQSAVKKLDEKPKLILLDWMLPGRSGIQFIQYLKKSEDTTQIPILMLTARSSEDDCITCLNTGADDYVTKPFSPKVLIARIEALLRRTYQNNDMINIDDLILDQNAKRVTFQKKEISLSSTEYKLLHFFMTHPEKVYSREQLLDFVWGNDIYVEDRTVDSYIRRLRKSLEPCGFERYVQTVRGSGYRFSNHFRDN, from the coding sequence ATGAATGAGAAAATTCTGATTGTCGAAGATGAAAAAGCGATTAGAGAGATGATTGCTTTGTTTTTATTACAGCAAAATTATCAGGTTATTGAAGCGGAAGACTATCAGAGCGCAGTGAAAAAATTGGATGAAAAACCTAAACTGATTTTGCTGGATTGGATGTTGCCGGGGCGTTCCGGTATCCAGTTTATTCAATATTTAAAAAAGTCGGAAGACACCACACAAATTCCTATCTTAATGCTCACAGCACGCAGCTCAGAAGACGATTGCATTACTTGCCTTAATACTGGTGCGGATGATTATGTCACCAAGCCGTTTTCTCCTAAAGTCCTTATCGCTCGTATTGAGGCGTTGCTGAGACGAACCTATCAAAATAACGATATGATTAATATTGATGATCTGATTTTAGATCAAAATGCCAAACGGGTAACTTTTCAGAAAAAAGAAATTAGTTTAAGCAGTACTGAATATAAATTACTACACTTCTTTATGACTCATCCGGAAAAAGTTTATAGTCGAGAACAATTGTTGGATTTCGTGTGGGGTAATGATATTTATGTGGAAGACAGAACGGTCGATTCGTATATCCGCCGTTTAAGAAAAAGTTTAGAACCATGCGGTTTTGAACGTTATGTGCAAACGGTGCGAGGCTCCGGCTACCGCTTTTCCAACCACTTTCGGGATAATTAA
- the phoR gene encoding phosphate regulon sensor histidine kinase PhoR, which yields MKKVKLSFKHFFIETALAAAIAFLFGLFAWHFLTWFALILVLLLIWHHYNEQRLLHLIDPNRKSSRKVLTTWEHISQTVAFYQKRNRREKIKTLRLLSKLNKNIQYLPDAIIICHHDGTILWCNNVSQEMLNFYWDKKLEKSVFSVIFYEEFKKYFHQNKKNRPLVLMDRDERYIEFHLNDYDSESYLIIARDVTQMIRLLHSRQTFLTNMNHELRTPLTVLRGYLELLEGQAETELQQKSIQAMQSQAKRMGNLLDQLNLLAKIETSSSKEHYVVEMSAMILALQKNADFLKHSKQQIIFNITPNITVLGDENQLQSAVSNLIYNAVKHAGDGATIEVDWHWCSEGAEFSVRDNGVGIEETHLPHLTERFYRVDESRSNQTGGSGLGLAIVKYALEQHGSQLQIKSEVGKGSQFSFIIKKSLLGETKNH from the coding sequence ATGAAAAAGGTCAAACTCTCTTTTAAGCACTTCTTTATTGAAACAGCGCTAGCGGCGGCAATTGCGTTTTTATTCGGATTGTTTGCGTGGCATTTCTTAACGTGGTTTGCTCTGATTTTAGTCTTATTGCTCATTTGGCATCACTATAATGAACAGCGATTATTGCATTTAATCGACCCGAATCGTAAAAGTAGCCGAAAGGTTTTAACTACATGGGAACATATTTCACAAACGGTCGCTTTTTATCAAAAACGTAACCGTCGAGAAAAAATTAAAACGCTGCGATTACTCTCCAAATTAAACAAGAACATTCAATATTTACCGGATGCTATCATTATTTGTCATCATGACGGTACCATTTTGTGGTGCAATAACGTTTCGCAAGAAATGCTAAATTTCTATTGGGATAAAAAACTCGAAAAGAGCGTGTTTAGCGTGATTTTTTATGAAGAGTTTAAAAAGTATTTTCATCAAAATAAGAAAAATCGACCGCTTGTATTAATGGATCGAGACGAGCGATATATCGAATTTCATTTAAATGATTACGATAGCGAAAGTTATTTAATTATTGCTCGTGACGTGACGCAAATGATTCGTTTACTACACTCCCGACAAACCTTTCTAACTAATATGAATCACGAACTGCGTACGCCGCTGACCGTATTGCGAGGTTATTTAGAATTGTTAGAAGGGCAAGCGGAAACCGAATTACAGCAAAAAAGTATTCAGGCAATGCAGTCACAGGCTAAGCGGATGGGAAATTTATTGGATCAGCTAAATTTATTGGCAAAAATCGAAACGTCTTCCAGTAAGGAACATTATGTGGTTGAAATGTCGGCAATGATTTTGGCATTACAAAAAAATGCGGATTTTTTAAAGCACAGTAAACAACAAATCATTTTTAATATCACCCCGAATATTACCGTACTAGGCGATGAAAATCAGCTGCAAAGTGCAGTGTCCAATTTGATTTATAATGCGGTCAAACACGCTGGTGACGGTGCGACTATTGAAGTAGATTGGCATTGGTGTAGTGAAGGTGCGGAGTTTAGCGTACGTGATAACGGGGTTGGGATTGAAGAAACGCACTTACCGCATTTAACCGAGCGTTTTTATCGAGTGGACGAATCACGCAGTAACCAAACCGGTGGCAGCGGCTTAGGGCTGGCGATTGTGAAGTATGCGTTGGAGCAACACGGTTCTCAATTACAAATCAAAAGCGAAGTAGGCAAGGGAAGCCAGTTTAGTTTTATCATCAAAAAATCTCTGCTTGGCGAAACAAAAAATCATTAA
- the parE gene encoding DNA topoisomerase IV subunit B — translation MSDKRYGADEITVLKDLEPVQLRPGMYTDTTRPNHLGQEVIDNSVDEALSGYASQIDVILHADNSLEVIDNGRGMPVDIHSTEKISGVELILTKLHAGGKFSNKNYTFSGGLHGVGISVVNALSQRVEIKIKRNGEIYTIAFENGVKVEELTVIGSCPKKQTGTTVRFYPNPKYFDSPRFSVSRLRHLLRAKAVLCPKLTINFVDHINNNSETWYYEDGLSDYLSEALKEFECLPNPPFIGDVSSETEAVSWALTWLPEGGELLAESYVNLIPTAQGGTHVNGLRNGLLKAMVEFCEIHNLLPKSVKLTADDVWNRCAYVLSLKIQEPQFAGQTKERLSSRQASSYVDSTIKDAFSLWLNQNVQTGKLIAEMAISSAQSRLRAAKKVVRKKLVSGPALPGKLADCTSQDLSRTELFLVEGDSAGGSAKQARDKDYQAILPLRGKILNTWEVSSDQVLASQEVHDIAVALGIDPDNDNLDELRYGKVCILADADSDGLHIATLLCALFLRHFPNLVKNGHVYVAMPPLYRIDIGKDEVHYALDEAEKEAILARLAKKKGKPNVQRFKGLGEMNPSQLRETTMDPSTRRLVQLTLDELDTTEENEPNTFEIMDMLLAKKRAEDRKQWLQNRGDEAELSV, via the coding sequence ATGTCTGATAAACGCTACGGTGCTGATGAAATTACCGTTTTAAAAGATCTTGAACCCGTCCAACTTCGTCCCGGAATGTACACCGATACCACTCGTCCGAACCATTTAGGGCAAGAAGTCATCGATAACAGTGTCGATGAAGCGTTATCCGGCTACGCCTCTCAAATTGACGTGATTCTCCATGCGGATAATTCATTAGAAGTGATTGATAACGGCCGAGGAATGCCGGTTGATATTCACTCTACCGAAAAAATTTCCGGTGTGGAGTTAATTCTCACTAAGCTACACGCAGGCGGTAAGTTTTCTAATAAAAACTACACATTCTCAGGCGGTTTACACGGGGTAGGGATCTCGGTAGTAAACGCTCTCTCGCAACGTGTAGAAATCAAAATTAAGCGTAACGGTGAAATCTATACGATTGCCTTTGAAAACGGGGTAAAAGTAGAAGAGTTAACTGTAATTGGCAGTTGTCCGAAAAAACAAACCGGTACTACCGTTCGTTTCTATCCGAACCCAAAATACTTTGATTCGCCGAGATTTTCGGTCAGTCGTTTACGTCACCTATTACGTGCCAAAGCGGTACTTTGCCCGAAATTAACCATTAATTTCGTTGATCATATCAATAACAATAGCGAAACTTGGTATTACGAAGACGGTTTATCCGATTATTTAAGCGAAGCGTTAAAAGAATTCGAATGTTTGCCGAATCCACCGTTTATTGGCGATGTTTCCTCTGAAACCGAAGCGGTAAGTTGGGCATTAACTTGGCTACCGGAAGGTGGCGAGCTATTGGCTGAGAGTTATGTGAACCTGATTCCGACTGCACAAGGTGGTACGCACGTAAACGGTTTACGTAACGGCTTATTAAAAGCAATGGTGGAATTCTGCGAAATTCATAATTTACTGCCGAAGAGCGTTAAATTAACCGCTGATGACGTGTGGAATCGCTGCGCTTATGTACTTTCGTTAAAAATTCAAGAACCGCAATTTGCAGGACAAACTAAAGAACGTCTTTCCTCTCGTCAGGCTTCCAGTTATGTGGATAGCACAATCAAAGATGCGTTCAGTTTATGGTTAAATCAAAACGTACAAACCGGTAAATTGATTGCTGAAATGGCGATTTCATCGGCGCAAAGCCGTTTGCGTGCGGCGAAAAAAGTGGTACGTAAAAAGTTAGTGAGCGGCCCTGCATTACCGGGGAAATTGGCAGATTGTACTTCGCAAGATTTAAGTCGTACCGAGTTGTTCTTAGTGGAAGGGGATTCTGCGGGCGGTTCGGCAAAACAGGCGCGAGATAAAGATTATCAAGCGATTTTGCCGTTACGAGGTAAAATTCTGAATACGTGGGAAGTGTCTTCCGATCAAGTGCTTGCCTCTCAAGAAGTTCACGATATTGCGGTAGCGCTTGGGATTGATCCGGATAACGATAATTTAGATGAACTGCGTTACGGTAAGGTATGTATTCTTGCCGATGCGGATTCGGACGGTTTACATATTGCGACTTTATTATGTGCATTGTTTTTGCGCCATTTCCCGAATTTAGTCAAAAACGGGCACGTTTATGTGGCAATGCCACCACTTTATCGGATTGATATTGGTAAAGACGAAGTACATTACGCCCTTGATGAAGCGGAAAAAGAAGCGATTTTAGCTCGTCTCGCCAAGAAAAAAGGTAAACCAAACGTACAGCGTTTTAAAGGTTTAGGTGAGATGAATCCAAGCCAATTACGTGAAACCACAATGGATCCGAGTACGCGTCGGTTAGTACAGCTTACACTTGATGAGTTGGATACAACCGAAGAAAACGAGCCGAATACCTTTGAAATTATGGATATGTTGCTGGCGAAGAAACGAGCGGAAGATCGTAAGCAATGGCTACAAAATCGCGGTGATGAAGCGGAGCTTAGTGTGTAG